A window of Bacteroidia bacterium contains these coding sequences:
- a CDS encoding DUF4856 domain-containing protein encodes MKRIYFSFKLPIVVLTIVLGVSCKKDELRPALVIPTTYESADFNTNASTQIAVVNQLVALTEEAKKGRVQGMIVTKTALDNLFNAGNPSLASLITPYFKSRLEGTGGWFDELAKASGGTYTPGPPTGQGGVFGTGSSAYLFDENGLELEQLIEKGQFGATLYKHATDLMAGNITEATIDQIVAIYGATPAFSNSGSNNVAANVRDRAMANYAARRDKNDGNGLYSQMKNQFLKLKAAVKAGSKYNKERNEALAEIRLLWEKINAATIINYCHSAIANLSKTNPTDNEKASALHAYSEAVGFLHGWRTIPQNFKKITDAQIDEMLIWLNAPYNGTPTSYKFITDSVNELPKLTQVINKLRDLYGFTAQEIEDFKQNWVSLQRR; translated from the coding sequence ATGAAAAGAATATATTTTTCGTTTAAGTTACCTATTGTAGTCCTAACAATAGTTTTAGGAGTAAGTTGTAAAAAGGACGAGCTACGCCCTGCACTAGTTATTCCTACAACTTACGAGTCTGCTGATTTTAATACTAACGCCTCTACGCAAATTGCCGTAGTAAACCAATTAGTTGCTCTTACAGAGGAAGCTAAAAAAGGAAGAGTACAAGGCATGATAGTAACAAAAACGGCATTAGACAATTTGTTTAATGCTGGAAATCCAAGTTTAGCAAGTCTTATTACGCCTTATTTTAAGAGTAGATTAGAAGGAACGGGAGGATGGTTCGATGAGTTAGCCAAAGCTAGCGGGGGAACTTATACACCTGGCCCACCTACAGGGCAGGGTGGTGTTTTTGGGACAGGAAGCAGTGCTTACCTCTTTGATGAGAATGGTTTAGAATTAGAACAACTCATAGAAAAAGGACAATTTGGAGCAACTCTCTACAAACACGCTACCGACCTCATGGCAGGTAATATCACAGAAGCCACTATTGATCAAATCGTAGCCATCTATGGAGCAACACCTGCTTTTAGCAATTCAGGTTCTAATAATGTAGCCGCTAATGTACGCGACAGGGCTATGGCTAACTACGCTGCTCGTAGAGATAAAAATGATGGTAATGGTTTATATTCGCAGATGAAAAATCAGTTTCTTAAACTTAAAGCCGCAGTCAAAGCAGGCAGCAAATACAATAAAGAACGTAATGAAGCCTTAGCAGAAATTCGCCTATTATGGGAAAAAATAAATGCCGCTACTATTATCAATTATTGCCATTCTGCTATTGCTAATTTAAGCAAAACAAATCCTACAGACAATGAAAAAGCTAGTGCTTTACATGCTTATAGCGAAGCCGTTGGATTTCTTCATGGTTGGAGAACTATCCCTCAAAATTTCAAAAAAATTACCGATGCTCAAATTGACGAAATGCTAATATGGCTTAATGCTCCATACAATGGCACTCCTACTTCTTATAAGTTTATAACTGACTCTGTGAATGAACTGCCAAAGCTAACTCAGGTTATCAATAAATTAAGGGATTTATATGGTTTTACTGCCCAAGAAATTGAGGATTTTAAACAAAACTGGGTAAGCCTACAAAGACGGTAG
- a CDS encoding trehalose synthase: MAKKTTTEAELSTESLPTNTLTDSKDKGLTTDYSWLNILEDKTFLDSFLNKYLPKYLQTTRWFGGKGRVVKQLIIQHALVLPVEQTQVYLLIIESIFAEGFADSYFLPIHFSTDEYFKPDEKAIICSMQIQEQKGLLIDALYWETFRNKLFYHILAQSEINTGEGILQFNRGKILEQHQTDKAIESILLKTDQSNTSLIFNDQYFLKIYRRLYRETNPDYEITKFLTENANFAHSPKYAGSISWKRAKQPEVSLGLMQQKVENEGDAWQYLNGQIRSYFNKIIKYKINISKIEKVELYQPKSIKELDPETIDLMSLETLKSIDKLAQRTAEMHIAISSDRTSYTFLPQLYNEDYSVWLKNRMIAQLDKRLALIEQNKDKLTGLAKEYANFFLEKKEEIRDFFLNFDENKLISKRIRIHGDFHLGQVLKQNDDFIILDFEGEPESTIRDRKVKQPPIKDVAGMIRSFHYAVYANIFELVEKENSKIGFEQLSEAGNRYYRIIVAVYLNTYIKVAMANSLDIGYQKEINYLLKYHLLEKAIYELGYELNSRPSWAIIPLQGIVQLLTT, translated from the coding sequence ATGGCAAAAAAAACTACCACCGAGGCAGAACTTTCCACAGAAAGTTTACCCACAAATACACTTACAGATAGTAAAGACAAAGGCTTGACCACAGATTACTCTTGGCTTAATATTTTAGAAGATAAAACTTTTTTGGATAGTTTTTTGAATAAGTATCTTCCTAAATACTTGCAAACTACGCGTTGGTTCGGAGGTAAAGGGAGAGTAGTAAAGCAACTTATTATACAGCATGCTCTTGTGTTACCTGTGGAGCAGACGCAAGTATATTTACTTATTATAGAAAGTATTTTTGCCGAAGGCTTTGCTGATAGTTACTTTTTACCTATTCATTTTAGCACTGACGAATATTTTAAGCCAGACGAAAAGGCAATTATCTGCTCCATGCAGATTCAAGAGCAAAAAGGACTTTTGATTGATGCTCTATATTGGGAAACATTTAGAAACAAATTATTTTATCACATTTTAGCACAATCCGAAATTAACACAGGTGAGGGTATACTACAATTTAACAGAGGTAAAATTCTAGAACAGCACCAAACAGATAAAGCTATAGAGTCTATCCTATTAAAAACTGATCAAAGTAATACATCACTTATTTTTAATGACCAGTATTTTTTGAAAATCTACCGTAGGCTTTACCGCGAAACCAACCCTGACTATGAAATCACGAAGTTCCTTACAGAAAATGCTAACTTTGCTCACTCCCCTAAATATGCAGGGAGCATCTCTTGGAAACGCGCCAAACAACCTGAAGTTTCATTAGGGCTAATGCAACAAAAAGTAGAGAATGAAGGCGATGCATGGCAATATTTGAACGGACAAATTAGAAGCTACTTTAACAAGATTATCAAATATAAGATTAACATTAGCAAGATAGAGAAGGTGGAATTATATCAGCCTAAATCTATCAAAGAATTAGATCCTGAAACAATTGATTTGATGAGTTTAGAAACGTTGAAAAGTATTGATAAACTTGCCCAACGCACTGCTGAGATGCACATTGCTATCTCTTCGGATAGAACGAGTTATACCTTCCTACCACAGTTATACAATGAGGACTATTCCGTTTGGCTCAAAAATCGTATGATTGCTCAATTAGACAAACGGTTGGCTTTGATCGAACAAAATAAAGATAAACTAACGGGATTAGCCAAAGAGTATGCAAATTTCTTTTTAGAAAAAAAAGAAGAAATACGAGACTTCTTTTTGAATTTTGATGAAAATAAGCTCATCTCCAAACGCATACGTATTCACGGGGATTTTCATTTAGGGCAAGTTCTGAAGCAAAATGATGATTTTATTATTTTAGACTTTGAAGGCGAGCCTGAAAGTACTATCCGTGATAGGAAAGTAAAGCAACCTCCTATCAAAGATGTGGCAGGTATGATACGCTCATTTCACTATGCGGTATATGCAAATATTTTTGAATTAGTAGAAAAAGAAAACAGTAAAATCGGTTTTGAACAACTTTCCGAAGCGGGTAATCGATACTATCGTATTATTGTAGCGGTTTACTTAAATACTTATATAAAGGTAGCTATGGCAAATTCGTTAGATATTGGTTATCAGAAAGAAATTAACTACTTACTCAAATATCACCTATTAGAAAAAGCTATTTATGAACTAGGCTATGAATTAAACTCTCGTCCTTCGTGGGCAATTATTCCTTTACAAGGTATTGTACAATTACTCACTACTTAA
- a CDS encoding ParA family protein: MAQIISLVNHKGGVGKTTSTLNLGKALSILGKKVLVIDIDPQANLSQSVGIDEPQNTVYDVLCNNVPLPIYNIDEKFAIVPAELRLSMAENNLQAEQVTGYFKLRKALQSIKQNYDYILIDCPPSLGILTINALLASTHLIIVVEPQYLAVKGLQTIIDLYKRLKDDLNTDLSILGLLITQFNRTVVSKSIIEQIQRKYKNVVLNTIIRQNVKITEASALRKDIFQHDAQSAGAQDYLALAKEIIAI; encoded by the coding sequence ATGGCTCAAATTATCTCATTAGTTAATCATAAGGGTGGAGTAGGTAAAACTACATCTACGCTCAATTTGGGCAAAGCTCTCTCTATTTTGGGTAAAAAAGTGTTAGTAATTGATATAGACCCACAGGCTAACCTCTCACAATCGGTAGGAATAGACGAACCTCAGAATACAGTGTATGACGTGCTTTGCAATAATGTTCCCTTACCTATTTATAATATAGATGAGAAATTTGCCATTGTTCCTGCCGAACTTCGCCTCTCTATGGCAGAGAATAATCTACAAGCAGAGCAAGTTACAGGTTACTTCAAATTAAGAAAAGCCTTACAAAGTATAAAACAAAATTATGATTATATTTTGATTGATTGCCCGCCAAGTTTGGGTATTCTTACTATCAATGCTTTGTTAGCTTCTACGCATTTAATTATTGTAGTTGAGCCGCAATATTTAGCTGTCAAAGGCTTGCAAACGATTATAGACCTTTACAAAAGATTGAAAGACGATTTAAATACCGATTTGAGTATTTTAGGATTGCTTATTACGCAATTTAACCGAACCGTCGTAAGTAAAAGTATTATTGAGCAGATTCAACGAAAGTATAAAAACGTAGTTCTCAATACAATTATTCGGCAGAATGTGAAAATTACTGAAGCGAGTGCTTTACGAAAAGATATTTTTCAACACGATGCTCAAAGTGCAGGAGCACAAGATTACTTGGCTTTAGCCAAAGAAATTATAGCTATTTGA
- a CDS encoding ParB N-terminal domain-containing protein has protein sequence MAKKEQFVIQELQQNAVEEKLQFEKEVLSNIVMLPELKSYIPKLHPDEFVLLEANIRKDGCREPLVLWANEGKYVIVDGHNRYSICQAYKIPFRFEIKNFESLDDVKLWMLNNQLGKRNLTDAQRSYLRGKQYELEKLKRGRPQKKGENVSSFSKRQKTVDKLAEQHKVSDRTIKNDERYAKIIDRLSANYPELKWKILNQDVELPKTAISFLESLDETNFQKVAKFLAEGRNFKKIVKNYRNTKKINLNEDSPKAIDWDKVHKIYDLFTDAIKTKNEALLKEIIRMMRGLD, from the coding sequence ATGGCAAAAAAAGAACAGTTTGTAATTCAAGAATTACAACAAAATGCAGTAGAGGAGAAATTACAATTTGAGAAAGAGGTTCTGAGTAATATCGTTATGTTGCCTGAACTCAAATCTTATATTCCTAAATTACATCCCGATGAGTTCGTATTATTAGAGGCGAACATCAGAAAAGATGGTTGTCGTGAACCGCTTGTACTTTGGGCAAACGAAGGGAAATACGTTATTGTAGATGGACATAACCGTTACTCGATATGTCAAGCTTATAAAATTCCCTTCAGGTTTGAGATAAAAAACTTTGAAAGCCTTGACGATGTAAAACTATGGATGCTTAATAACCAATTAGGTAAGCGAAACCTGACGGATGCACAAAGGAGTTATCTACGCGGAAAACAATATGAACTAGAGAAATTAAAGCGGGGAAGACCCCAAAAAAAAGGGGAAAATGTTTCCTCTTTTTCTAAAAGACAAAAAACCGTAGATAAGTTAGCAGAACAGCATAAAGTTTCAGATAGAACAATAAAAAATGACGAGCGATATGCCAAAATAATAGATAGATTAAGTGCTAACTACCCTGAGTTGAAATGGAAAATCTTGAACCAAGATGTAGAGTTACCTAAAACTGCAATTAGCTTTTTGGAAAGTCTAGATGAAACAAATTTTCAAAAAGTAGCCAAATTTTTAGCAGAAGGAAGGAACTTCAAGAAGATAGTAAAAAATTACCGAAACACGAAGAAAATAAACTTGAATGAAGATAGCCCTAAAGCTATTGACTGGGATAAAGTTCACAAAATTTATGACTTGTTTACTGATGCTATTAAGACTAAAAATGAGGCCTTACTTAAAGAAATTATACGTATGATGAGAGGATTAGACTAA